Sequence from the Syntrophaceae bacterium genome:
TCCGTGCGGGCCGCGTAGCCCCGGCCGGCAAGAAAGGCGGCGCAGGCCGCCCGCAGTACGTTTCCGCCCATCCTAGTCGGGGAAAATCTCCGTCCCGTCGGCCAGCGTGCCGCAGAGGACGATGCTGCCGTCCCGGGGGATGAGGGCCCGGGGGACCTGCGGCTCCGGAACGACCAGCGTCAGGGCGCTCCTGGGGCAGACGGCGACGCACTCGCCGCAGCCGTCGCAGTTGATCATGAAGCCGGAGATGATCTTGTGGTCGATGTCCTCCAGCCTTCGGGGAATGTACTTGTCCAGGTCCGGGGCCTCCTTGTTCATGTAGCCCAGGACGTTCGGTCCGTGGTCGAGGCATGTCTTGACGCATTTCAGGCAATCGATGGCGTTGCCGCAGGCGTCCTCGTCCACGGCGACCCGGTAGCGGGGCGTCACGTGTTCTTCCATGGCAGGAACCTCCTTTCCGCCTTTACCACTCGTCCACGAGGGCCGGATAGGTCGTCCGGTCCACGAGGCGGACCGCCCCGGTTGGGCAGACCGTCCGGCAAAGGCCGCAGCCGAAGCAGCGGCTGATGTTCACGCTGGCGATCATGTCCAGGGGAGAGTACCGCAGGGCCCCGAAGGGGCAGCGGGGAAGGCAGAGAGGCATCTTCGTGCAGCCCTCCGCGCACTTCTTCCGGTCGACGACGGAGACGTATTCCCCTTTTCGCTGGGCGTTGACGATGCCGAAGTGGGCCCGGATCCGGGTGGGCATGCAGTCCGTCTCCAGGCAGTGGCACATGACGATGGGGGGCTTCCCGTCCGAGTCCACGCCAGAATCCCACAGCGAATGAACCAGGCCGAGGCGGTCCATCTCCTTTTCGAATTCCTTCGCCTCCTCGCGGGTGATGACCCGGCTGTCGGTTTCCCAGGGGCGCTGCTCCAGGGCCCGGTCGACGACGGGATCGAAAAAGAGGCAGGAAAACACGTCCTTGTGGCCGAAATGGCGCCGGCAGGCGCAGTGCATGAGGAGGAACCGGTCCCCCGGCGTCATGTCGATGACCTTCAGGGCGTCTTCCAGGGGCAGGACCTGCCCCTGGTGCTGGGTGATCTTCTCGAGGGCGATGTTGAAGGCGCCGCCGAAGTTGTAGTCCGGGAGCGTGTCTTCGCTGTCCGCGGTGGCGCCGACCTCGAAGCTGTTCTTGTAGACCCCCGAGAGCATGTCGTAGGCGGTGTTGTGTCCCGGGGCCTGGAACAGCTCCGGGCGGTAATTATCCGGATTCAAATACCATTTTGTTCCGTTGCCGTATTCCGTGCAGTAGCGGCACATGGTCTTTCTCCCTCCCTGTCATGAGAGAAAAGGCGCCTTGGCGGGGGGCTCTTAGACGCCCCCCGCCAGGAGTTACGGAAGACTACTTGATGATCTTGTCCTCCATGCCCA
This genomic interval carries:
- a CDS encoding 4Fe-4S dicluster domain-containing protein, which produces MEEHVTPRYRVAVDEDACGNAIDCLKCVKTCLDHGPNVLGYMNKEAPDLDKYIPRRLEDIDHKIISGFMINCDGCGECVAVCPRSALTLVVPEPQVPRALIPRDGSIVLCGTLADGTEIFPD
- a CDS encoding 4Fe-4S binding protein, producing MCRYCTEYGNGTKWYLNPDNYRPELFQAPGHNTAYDMLSGVYKNSFEVGATADSEDTLPDYNFGGAFNIALEKITQHQGQVLPLEDALKVIDMTPGDRFLLMHCACRRHFGHKDVFSCLFFDPVVDRALEQRPWETDSRVITREEAKEFEKEMDRLGLVHSLWDSGVDSDGKPPIVMCHCLETDCMPTRIRAHFGIVNAQRKGEYVSVVDRKKCAEGCTKMPLCLPRCPFGALRYSPLDMIASVNISRCFGCGLCRTVCPTGAVRLVDRTTYPALVDEW